Proteins from a single region of Chrysemys picta bellii isolate R12L10 chromosome 9, ASM1138683v2, whole genome shotgun sequence:
- the MBNL1 gene encoding muscleblind-like protein 1 isoform X22, with product MAMLAQQMQLANAMMPGAPLQPVLQNVNFFKEVMPMFSVAPSLATNASAAFNPYLGPVSPGLVPAEILPTAPMLVAGNPGVPVPAAAAAAAQKLMRTDRLEVCREYQRGNCNRGENDCRFAHPADSAMIDTNDNTVTVCMDYIKGRCSREKCKYFHPPAHLQAKIKAAQYQVNQAAAAQAAATAAAMTQSAVKSLKRPLEATFDLGIPQAVLPPLPKRPALEKTNGATAVFNTGIFQYQQALANMQLQQHAAFLPPGSILCMTPATSVVPMVHGATPATVSAATTSATSVPFAATATANQIPIISAEHLTSHKYVTQM from the exons ATGGCCATGCTGGCCCAGCAAATGCAACTAGCCAATGCCATGATGCCTGGTGCCCCATTACAACCTGTG TTACAAAATGTCAACTTTTTCAAAGAAGTTATG ccaaTGTTTTCAGTTGCACCAAGTTTAGCCACTAATGCATCAGCAGCCTTTAATCCCTACCTGGGGCCTGTCTCCCCAGGCTTGGTCCCAGCAGAGATCTTACCAACTGCACCGATGCTGGTTGCAGGGAATCCTGGTGTCCCCGTTcccgcagctgctgctgctgctgcacagaaATTAATGAGGACAGACAGACTGGAG GTATGTCGAGAGTATCAGCGTGGCAATTGTAATAGAGGAGAAAATGATTGCCGGTTTGCTCATCCTGCTGACAGTGCAATGATCGATACCAACGACAACACAGTTACTGTCTGCATGGATTACATCAAAGGGAGGTGTTCACGGGAAAAGTGCAAATATTTTCACCCTCCTGCACATTTGCAAGCCAAGATCAAGGCTGCCCAGTACCAGGTCAACCAAGCTGCAGCTGCCCAAGCAGCAGCTACTGCAGCTGCCATG ACTCAGTCGGCTGTCAAATCACTGAAGCGACCCCTCGAGGCAACCTTTGACCTG GGAATTCCTCAAGCTGTACTTCCCCCATTACCAAAGAGGCCTGCGCTTGAAAAAACCAATGGTGCCACCGCAGTCTTTAATACTGGTATTTTCCAATACCAACAAGCTCTTGCCAACATGCAGTTACAACAGCATGCAGCCTTCCTCCCACCAG GCTCAATATTGTGCATGACACCCGCTACAAGTGTTG TTCCCATGGTGCACGGTGCTACGCCAGCCACTGTGTCTGCAGCAACAACATCTGCCACAAGTGTCCCCTTCGCTGCAACAGCCACAGCCAACCAG ATACCCATAATATCTGCCGAACATCTGACTAGCCACAAGTATGTTACACAGATGTAG
- the MBNL1 gene encoding muscleblind-like protein 1 isoform X26 has protein sequence MAMLAQQMQLANAMMPGAPLQPVPMFSVAPSLATNASAAFNPYLGPVSPGLVPAEILPTAPMLVAGNPGVPVPAAAAAAAQKLMRTDRLEVCREYQRGNCNRGENDCRFAHPADSAMIDTNDNTVTVCMDYIKGRCSREKCKYFHPPAHLQAKIKAAQYQVNQAAAAQAAATAAAMGIPQAVLPPLPKRPALEKTNGATAVFNTGIFQYQQALANMQLQQHAAFLPPVPMVHGATPATVSAATTSATSVPFAATATANQIPIISAEHLTSHKYVTQM, from the exons ATGGCCATGCTGGCCCAGCAAATGCAACTAGCCAATGCCATGATGCCTGGTGCCCCATTACAACCTGTG ccaaTGTTTTCAGTTGCACCAAGTTTAGCCACTAATGCATCAGCAGCCTTTAATCCCTACCTGGGGCCTGTCTCCCCAGGCTTGGTCCCAGCAGAGATCTTACCAACTGCACCGATGCTGGTTGCAGGGAATCCTGGTGTCCCCGTTcccgcagctgctgctgctgctgcacagaaATTAATGAGGACAGACAGACTGGAG GTATGTCGAGAGTATCAGCGTGGCAATTGTAATAGAGGAGAAAATGATTGCCGGTTTGCTCATCCTGCTGACAGTGCAATGATCGATACCAACGACAACACAGTTACTGTCTGCATGGATTACATCAAAGGGAGGTGTTCACGGGAAAAGTGCAAATATTTTCACCCTCCTGCACATTTGCAAGCCAAGATCAAGGCTGCCCAGTACCAGGTCAACCAAGCTGCAGCTGCCCAAGCAGCAGCTACTGCAGCTGCCATG GGAATTCCTCAAGCTGTACTTCCCCCATTACCAAAGAGGCCTGCGCTTGAAAAAACCAATGGTGCCACCGCAGTCTTTAATACTGGTATTTTCCAATACCAACAAGCTCTTGCCAACATGCAGTTACAACAGCATGCAGCCTTCCTCCCACCAG TTCCCATGGTGCACGGTGCTACGCCAGCCACTGTGTCTGCAGCAACAACATCTGCCACAAGTGTCCCCTTCGCTGCAACAGCCACAGCCAACCAG ATACCCATAATATCTGCCGAACATCTGACTAGCCACAAGTATGTTACACAGATGTAG
- the MBNL1 gene encoding muscleblind-like protein 1 isoform X17 — protein sequence MAMLAQQMQLANAMMPGAPLQPVNYMPQSFQKRGGEGSPYYIDIDTNYQYHTFKLQNVNFFKEVMPMFSVAPSLATNASAAFNPYLGPVSPGLVPAEILPTAPMLVAGNPGVPVPAAAAAAAQKLMRTDRLEVCREYQRGNCNRGENDCRFAHPADSAMIDTNDNTVTVCMDYIKGRCSREKCKYFHPPAHLQAKIKAAQYQVNQAAAAQAAATAAAMTQSAVKSLKRPLEATFDLGIPQAVLPPLPKRPALEKTNGATAVFNTGIFQYQQALANMQLQQHAAFLPPGSILCMTPATSVVPMVHGATPATVSAATTSATSVPFAATATANQIPIISAEHLTSHKYVTQM from the exons ATGGCCATGCTGGCCCAGCAAATGCAACTAGCCAATGCCATGATGCCTGGTGCCCCATTACAACCTGTG AACTATATGCCTCAGTCATTCCaaaaaagagggggggagggatCTCCATATTACATCGACATTGATACCAATTATCAATACCATACGTTCAAG TTACAAAATGTCAACTTTTTCAAAGAAGTTATG ccaaTGTTTTCAGTTGCACCAAGTTTAGCCACTAATGCATCAGCAGCCTTTAATCCCTACCTGGGGCCTGTCTCCCCAGGCTTGGTCCCAGCAGAGATCTTACCAACTGCACCGATGCTGGTTGCAGGGAATCCTGGTGTCCCCGTTcccgcagctgctgctgctgctgcacagaaATTAATGAGGACAGACAGACTGGAG GTATGTCGAGAGTATCAGCGTGGCAATTGTAATAGAGGAGAAAATGATTGCCGGTTTGCTCATCCTGCTGACAGTGCAATGATCGATACCAACGACAACACAGTTACTGTCTGCATGGATTACATCAAAGGGAGGTGTTCACGGGAAAAGTGCAAATATTTTCACCCTCCTGCACATTTGCAAGCCAAGATCAAGGCTGCCCAGTACCAGGTCAACCAAGCTGCAGCTGCCCAAGCAGCAGCTACTGCAGCTGCCATG ACTCAGTCGGCTGTCAAATCACTGAAGCGACCCCTCGAGGCAACCTTTGACCTG GGAATTCCTCAAGCTGTACTTCCCCCATTACCAAAGAGGCCTGCGCTTGAAAAAACCAATGGTGCCACCGCAGTCTTTAATACTGGTATTTTCCAATACCAACAAGCTCTTGCCAACATGCAGTTACAACAGCATGCAGCCTTCCTCCCACCAG GCTCAATATTGTGCATGACACCCGCTACAAGTGTTG TTCCCATGGTGCACGGTGCTACGCCAGCCACTGTGTCTGCAGCAACAACATCTGCCACAAGTGTCCCCTTCGCTGCAACAGCCACAGCCAACCAG ATACCCATAATATCTGCCGAACATCTGACTAGCCACAAGTATGTTACACAGATGTAG
- the MBNL1 gene encoding muscleblind-like protein 1 isoform X19, whose product MAMLAQQMQLANAMMPGAPLQPVNYMPQSFQKRGGEGSPYYIDIDTNYQYHTFKLQNVNFFKEVMPMFSVAPSLATNASAAFNPYLGPVSPGLVPAEILPTAPMLVAGNPGVPVPAAAAAAAQKLMRTDRLEVCREYQRGNCNRGENDCRFAHPADSAMIDTNDNTVTVCMDYIKGRCSREKCKYFHPPAHLQAKIKAAQYQVNQAAAAQAAATAAAMGIPQAVLPPLPKRPALEKTNGATAVFNTGIFQYQQALANMQLQQHAAFLPPGSILCMTPATSVVPMVHGATPATVSAATTSATSVPFAATATANQIPIISAEHLTSHKYVTQM is encoded by the exons ATGGCCATGCTGGCCCAGCAAATGCAACTAGCCAATGCCATGATGCCTGGTGCCCCATTACAACCTGTG AACTATATGCCTCAGTCATTCCaaaaaagagggggggagggatCTCCATATTACATCGACATTGATACCAATTATCAATACCATACGTTCAAG TTACAAAATGTCAACTTTTTCAAAGAAGTTATG ccaaTGTTTTCAGTTGCACCAAGTTTAGCCACTAATGCATCAGCAGCCTTTAATCCCTACCTGGGGCCTGTCTCCCCAGGCTTGGTCCCAGCAGAGATCTTACCAACTGCACCGATGCTGGTTGCAGGGAATCCTGGTGTCCCCGTTcccgcagctgctgctgctgctgcacagaaATTAATGAGGACAGACAGACTGGAG GTATGTCGAGAGTATCAGCGTGGCAATTGTAATAGAGGAGAAAATGATTGCCGGTTTGCTCATCCTGCTGACAGTGCAATGATCGATACCAACGACAACACAGTTACTGTCTGCATGGATTACATCAAAGGGAGGTGTTCACGGGAAAAGTGCAAATATTTTCACCCTCCTGCACATTTGCAAGCCAAGATCAAGGCTGCCCAGTACCAGGTCAACCAAGCTGCAGCTGCCCAAGCAGCAGCTACTGCAGCTGCCATG GGAATTCCTCAAGCTGTACTTCCCCCATTACCAAAGAGGCCTGCGCTTGAAAAAACCAATGGTGCCACCGCAGTCTTTAATACTGGTATTTTCCAATACCAACAAGCTCTTGCCAACATGCAGTTACAACAGCATGCAGCCTTCCTCCCACCAG GCTCAATATTGTGCATGACACCCGCTACAAGTGTTG TTCCCATGGTGCACGGTGCTACGCCAGCCACTGTGTCTGCAGCAACAACATCTGCCACAAGTGTCCCCTTCGCTGCAACAGCCACAGCCAACCAG ATACCCATAATATCTGCCGAACATCTGACTAGCCACAAGTATGTTACACAGATGTAG
- the MBNL1 gene encoding muscleblind-like protein 1 isoform X27, which produces MAMLAQQMQLANAMMPGAPLQPVNYMPQSFQKRGGEGSPYYIDIDTNYQYHTFKPMFSVAPSLATNASAAFNPYLGPVSPGLVPAEILPTAPMLVAGNPGVPVPAAAAAAAQKLMRTDRLEVCREYQRGNCNRGENDCRFAHPADSAMIDTNDNTVTVCMDYIKGRCSREKCKYFHPPAHLQAKIKAAQYQVNQAAAAQAAATAAAMGIPQAVLPPLPKRPALEKTNGATAVFNTGIFQYQQALANMQLQQHAAFLPPDTHNICRTSD; this is translated from the exons ATGGCCATGCTGGCCCAGCAAATGCAACTAGCCAATGCCATGATGCCTGGTGCCCCATTACAACCTGTG AACTATATGCCTCAGTCATTCCaaaaaagagggggggagggatCTCCATATTACATCGACATTGATACCAATTATCAATACCATACGTTCAAG ccaaTGTTTTCAGTTGCACCAAGTTTAGCCACTAATGCATCAGCAGCCTTTAATCCCTACCTGGGGCCTGTCTCCCCAGGCTTGGTCCCAGCAGAGATCTTACCAACTGCACCGATGCTGGTTGCAGGGAATCCTGGTGTCCCCGTTcccgcagctgctgctgctgctgcacagaaATTAATGAGGACAGACAGACTGGAG GTATGTCGAGAGTATCAGCGTGGCAATTGTAATAGAGGAGAAAATGATTGCCGGTTTGCTCATCCTGCTGACAGTGCAATGATCGATACCAACGACAACACAGTTACTGTCTGCATGGATTACATCAAAGGGAGGTGTTCACGGGAAAAGTGCAAATATTTTCACCCTCCTGCACATTTGCAAGCCAAGATCAAGGCTGCCCAGTACCAGGTCAACCAAGCTGCAGCTGCCCAAGCAGCAGCTACTGCAGCTGCCATG GGAATTCCTCAAGCTGTACTTCCCCCATTACCAAAGAGGCCTGCGCTTGAAAAAACCAATGGTGCCACCGCAGTCTTTAATACTGGTATTTTCCAATACCAACAAGCTCTTGCCAACATGCAGTTACAACAGCATGCAGCCTTCCTCCCACCAG ATACCCATAATATCTGCCGAACATCTGACTAG
- the MBNL1 gene encoding muscleblind-like protein 1 isoform X24, whose protein sequence is MAMLAQQMQLANAMMPGAPLQPVPMFSVAPSLATNASAAFNPYLGPVSPGLVPAEILPTAPMLVAGNPGVPVPAAAAAAAQKLMRTDRLEVCREYQRGNCNRGENDCRFAHPADSAMIDTNDNTVTVCMDYIKGRCSREKCKYFHPPAHLQAKIKAAQYQVNQAAAAQAAATAAAMGIPQAVLPPLPKRPALEKTNGATAVFNTGIFQYQQALANMQLQQHAAFLPPGSILCMTPATSVVPMVHGATPATVSAATTSATSVPFAATATANQIPIISAEHLTSHKYVTQM, encoded by the exons ATGGCCATGCTGGCCCAGCAAATGCAACTAGCCAATGCCATGATGCCTGGTGCCCCATTACAACCTGTG ccaaTGTTTTCAGTTGCACCAAGTTTAGCCACTAATGCATCAGCAGCCTTTAATCCCTACCTGGGGCCTGTCTCCCCAGGCTTGGTCCCAGCAGAGATCTTACCAACTGCACCGATGCTGGTTGCAGGGAATCCTGGTGTCCCCGTTcccgcagctgctgctgctgctgcacagaaATTAATGAGGACAGACAGACTGGAG GTATGTCGAGAGTATCAGCGTGGCAATTGTAATAGAGGAGAAAATGATTGCCGGTTTGCTCATCCTGCTGACAGTGCAATGATCGATACCAACGACAACACAGTTACTGTCTGCATGGATTACATCAAAGGGAGGTGTTCACGGGAAAAGTGCAAATATTTTCACCCTCCTGCACATTTGCAAGCCAAGATCAAGGCTGCCCAGTACCAGGTCAACCAAGCTGCAGCTGCCCAAGCAGCAGCTACTGCAGCTGCCATG GGAATTCCTCAAGCTGTACTTCCCCCATTACCAAAGAGGCCTGCGCTTGAAAAAACCAATGGTGCCACCGCAGTCTTTAATACTGGTATTTTCCAATACCAACAAGCTCTTGCCAACATGCAGTTACAACAGCATGCAGCCTTCCTCCCACCAG GCTCAATATTGTGCATGACACCCGCTACAAGTGTTG TTCCCATGGTGCACGGTGCTACGCCAGCCACTGTGTCTGCAGCAACAACATCTGCCACAAGTGTCCCCTTCGCTGCAACAGCCACAGCCAACCAG ATACCCATAATATCTGCCGAACATCTGACTAGCCACAAGTATGTTACACAGATGTAG
- the MBNL1 gene encoding muscleblind-like protein 1 isoform X20 produces the protein MAMLAQQMQLANAMMPGAPLQPVNYMPQSFQKRGGEGSPYYIDIDTNYQYHTFKPMFSVAPSLATNASAAFNPYLGPVSPGLVPAEILPTAPMLVAGNPGVPVPAAAAAAAQKLMRTDRLEVCREYQRGNCNRGENDCRFAHPADSAMIDTNDNTVTVCMDYIKGRCSREKCKYFHPPAHLQAKIKAAQYQVNQAAAAQAAATAAAMGIPQAVLPPLPKRPALEKTNGATAVFNTGIFQYQQALANMQLQQHAAFLPPGSILCMTPATSVVPMVHGATPATVSAATTSATSVPFAATATANQIPIISAEHLTSHKYVTQM, from the exons ATGGCCATGCTGGCCCAGCAAATGCAACTAGCCAATGCCATGATGCCTGGTGCCCCATTACAACCTGTG AACTATATGCCTCAGTCATTCCaaaaaagagggggggagggatCTCCATATTACATCGACATTGATACCAATTATCAATACCATACGTTCAAG ccaaTGTTTTCAGTTGCACCAAGTTTAGCCACTAATGCATCAGCAGCCTTTAATCCCTACCTGGGGCCTGTCTCCCCAGGCTTGGTCCCAGCAGAGATCTTACCAACTGCACCGATGCTGGTTGCAGGGAATCCTGGTGTCCCCGTTcccgcagctgctgctgctgctgcacagaaATTAATGAGGACAGACAGACTGGAG GTATGTCGAGAGTATCAGCGTGGCAATTGTAATAGAGGAGAAAATGATTGCCGGTTTGCTCATCCTGCTGACAGTGCAATGATCGATACCAACGACAACACAGTTACTGTCTGCATGGATTACATCAAAGGGAGGTGTTCACGGGAAAAGTGCAAATATTTTCACCCTCCTGCACATTTGCAAGCCAAGATCAAGGCTGCCCAGTACCAGGTCAACCAAGCTGCAGCTGCCCAAGCAGCAGCTACTGCAGCTGCCATG GGAATTCCTCAAGCTGTACTTCCCCCATTACCAAAGAGGCCTGCGCTTGAAAAAACCAATGGTGCCACCGCAGTCTTTAATACTGGTATTTTCCAATACCAACAAGCTCTTGCCAACATGCAGTTACAACAGCATGCAGCCTTCCTCCCACCAG GCTCAATATTGTGCATGACACCCGCTACAAGTGTTG TTCCCATGGTGCACGGTGCTACGCCAGCCACTGTGTCTGCAGCAACAACATCTGCCACAAGTGTCCCCTTCGCTGCAACAGCCACAGCCAACCAG ATACCCATAATATCTGCCGAACATCTGACTAGCCACAAGTATGTTACACAGATGTAG
- the MBNL1 gene encoding muscleblind-like protein 1 isoform X18 — MAMLAQQMQLANAMMPGAPLQPVNYMPQSFQKRGGEGSPYYIDIDTNYQYHTFKLQNVNFFKEVMPMFSVAPSLATNASAAFNPYLGPVSPGLVPAEILPTAPMLVAGNPGVPVPAAAAAAAQKLMRTDRLEVCREYQRGNCNRGENDCRFAHPADSAMIDTNDNTVTVCMDYIKGRCSREKCKYFHPPAHLQAKIKAAQYQVNQAAAAQAAATAAAMTQSAVKSLKRPLEATFDLGIPQAVLPPLPKRPALEKTNGATAVFNTGIFQYQQALANMQLQQHAAFLPPVPMVHGATPATVSAATTSATSVPFAATATANQIPIISAEHLTSHKYVTQM; from the exons ATGGCCATGCTGGCCCAGCAAATGCAACTAGCCAATGCCATGATGCCTGGTGCCCCATTACAACCTGTG AACTATATGCCTCAGTCATTCCaaaaaagagggggggagggatCTCCATATTACATCGACATTGATACCAATTATCAATACCATACGTTCAAG TTACAAAATGTCAACTTTTTCAAAGAAGTTATG ccaaTGTTTTCAGTTGCACCAAGTTTAGCCACTAATGCATCAGCAGCCTTTAATCCCTACCTGGGGCCTGTCTCCCCAGGCTTGGTCCCAGCAGAGATCTTACCAACTGCACCGATGCTGGTTGCAGGGAATCCTGGTGTCCCCGTTcccgcagctgctgctgctgctgcacagaaATTAATGAGGACAGACAGACTGGAG GTATGTCGAGAGTATCAGCGTGGCAATTGTAATAGAGGAGAAAATGATTGCCGGTTTGCTCATCCTGCTGACAGTGCAATGATCGATACCAACGACAACACAGTTACTGTCTGCATGGATTACATCAAAGGGAGGTGTTCACGGGAAAAGTGCAAATATTTTCACCCTCCTGCACATTTGCAAGCCAAGATCAAGGCTGCCCAGTACCAGGTCAACCAAGCTGCAGCTGCCCAAGCAGCAGCTACTGCAGCTGCCATG ACTCAGTCGGCTGTCAAATCACTGAAGCGACCCCTCGAGGCAACCTTTGACCTG GGAATTCCTCAAGCTGTACTTCCCCCATTACCAAAGAGGCCTGCGCTTGAAAAAACCAATGGTGCCACCGCAGTCTTTAATACTGGTATTTTCCAATACCAACAAGCTCTTGCCAACATGCAGTTACAACAGCATGCAGCCTTCCTCCCACCAG TTCCCATGGTGCACGGTGCTACGCCAGCCACTGTGTCTGCAGCAACAACATCTGCCACAAGTGTCCCCTTCGCTGCAACAGCCACAGCCAACCAG ATACCCATAATATCTGCCGAACATCTGACTAGCCACAAGTATGTTACACAGATGTAG
- the MBNL1 gene encoding muscleblind-like protein 1 isoform X25 — protein MAMLAQQMQLANAMMPGAPLQPVNYMPQSFQKRGGEGSPYYIDIDTNYQYHTFKLQNVNFFKEVMPMFSVAPSLATNASAAFNPYLGPVSPGLVPAEILPTAPMLVAGNPGVPVPAAAAAAAQKLMRTDRLEVCREYQRGNCNRGENDCRFAHPADSAMIDTNDNTVTVCMDYIKGRCSREKCKYFHPPAHLQAKIKAAQYQVNQAAAAQAAATAAAMGIPQAVLPPLPKRPALEKTNGATAVFNTGIFQYQQALANMQLQQHAAFLPPDTHNICRTSD, from the exons ATGGCCATGCTGGCCCAGCAAATGCAACTAGCCAATGCCATGATGCCTGGTGCCCCATTACAACCTGTG AACTATATGCCTCAGTCATTCCaaaaaagagggggggagggatCTCCATATTACATCGACATTGATACCAATTATCAATACCATACGTTCAAG TTACAAAATGTCAACTTTTTCAAAGAAGTTATG ccaaTGTTTTCAGTTGCACCAAGTTTAGCCACTAATGCATCAGCAGCCTTTAATCCCTACCTGGGGCCTGTCTCCCCAGGCTTGGTCCCAGCAGAGATCTTACCAACTGCACCGATGCTGGTTGCAGGGAATCCTGGTGTCCCCGTTcccgcagctgctgctgctgctgcacagaaATTAATGAGGACAGACAGACTGGAG GTATGTCGAGAGTATCAGCGTGGCAATTGTAATAGAGGAGAAAATGATTGCCGGTTTGCTCATCCTGCTGACAGTGCAATGATCGATACCAACGACAACACAGTTACTGTCTGCATGGATTACATCAAAGGGAGGTGTTCACGGGAAAAGTGCAAATATTTTCACCCTCCTGCACATTTGCAAGCCAAGATCAAGGCTGCCCAGTACCAGGTCAACCAAGCTGCAGCTGCCCAAGCAGCAGCTACTGCAGCTGCCATG GGAATTCCTCAAGCTGTACTTCCCCCATTACCAAAGAGGCCTGCGCTTGAAAAAACCAATGGTGCCACCGCAGTCTTTAATACTGGTATTTTCCAATACCAACAAGCTCTTGCCAACATGCAGTTACAACAGCATGCAGCCTTCCTCCCACCAG ATACCCATAATATCTGCCGAACATCTGACTAG
- the MBNL1 gene encoding muscleblind-like protein 1 isoform X23, translated as MAMLAQQMQLANAMMPGAPLQPVNYMPQSFQKRGGEGSPYYIDIDTNYQYHTFKPMFSVAPSLATNASAAFNPYLGPVSPGLVPAEILPTAPMLVAGNPGVPVPAAAAAAAQKLMRTDRLEVCREYQRGNCNRGENDCRFAHPADSAMIDTNDNTVTVCMDYIKGRCSREKCKYFHPPAHLQAKIKAAQYQVNQAAAAQAAATAAAMGIPQAVLPPLPKRPALEKTNGATAVFNTGIFQYQQALANMQLQQHAAFLPPVPMVHGATPATVSAATTSATSVPFAATATANQIPIISAEHLTSHKYVTQM; from the exons ATGGCCATGCTGGCCCAGCAAATGCAACTAGCCAATGCCATGATGCCTGGTGCCCCATTACAACCTGTG AACTATATGCCTCAGTCATTCCaaaaaagagggggggagggatCTCCATATTACATCGACATTGATACCAATTATCAATACCATACGTTCAAG ccaaTGTTTTCAGTTGCACCAAGTTTAGCCACTAATGCATCAGCAGCCTTTAATCCCTACCTGGGGCCTGTCTCCCCAGGCTTGGTCCCAGCAGAGATCTTACCAACTGCACCGATGCTGGTTGCAGGGAATCCTGGTGTCCCCGTTcccgcagctgctgctgctgctgcacagaaATTAATGAGGACAGACAGACTGGAG GTATGTCGAGAGTATCAGCGTGGCAATTGTAATAGAGGAGAAAATGATTGCCGGTTTGCTCATCCTGCTGACAGTGCAATGATCGATACCAACGACAACACAGTTACTGTCTGCATGGATTACATCAAAGGGAGGTGTTCACGGGAAAAGTGCAAATATTTTCACCCTCCTGCACATTTGCAAGCCAAGATCAAGGCTGCCCAGTACCAGGTCAACCAAGCTGCAGCTGCCCAAGCAGCAGCTACTGCAGCTGCCATG GGAATTCCTCAAGCTGTACTTCCCCCATTACCAAAGAGGCCTGCGCTTGAAAAAACCAATGGTGCCACCGCAGTCTTTAATACTGGTATTTTCCAATACCAACAAGCTCTTGCCAACATGCAGTTACAACAGCATGCAGCCTTCCTCCCACCAG TTCCCATGGTGCACGGTGCTACGCCAGCCACTGTGTCTGCAGCAACAACATCTGCCACAAGTGTCCCCTTCGCTGCAACAGCCACAGCCAACCAG ATACCCATAATATCTGCCGAACATCTGACTAGCCACAAGTATGTTACACAGATGTAG
- the MBNL1 gene encoding muscleblind-like protein 1 isoform X21, which produces MAMLAQQMQLANAMMPGAPLQPVNYMPQSFQKRGGEGSPYYIDIDTNYQYHTFKLQNVNFFKEVMPMFSVAPSLATNASAAFNPYLGPVSPGLVPAEILPTAPMLVAGNPGVPVPAAAAAAAQKLMRTDRLEVCREYQRGNCNRGENDCRFAHPADSAMIDTNDNTVTVCMDYIKGRCSREKCKYFHPPAHLQAKIKAAQYQVNQAAAAQAAATAAAMGIPQAVLPPLPKRPALEKTNGATAVFNTGIFQYQQALANMQLQQHAAFLPPVPMVHGATPATVSAATTSATSVPFAATATANQIPIISAEHLTSHKYVTQM; this is translated from the exons ATGGCCATGCTGGCCCAGCAAATGCAACTAGCCAATGCCATGATGCCTGGTGCCCCATTACAACCTGTG AACTATATGCCTCAGTCATTCCaaaaaagagggggggagggatCTCCATATTACATCGACATTGATACCAATTATCAATACCATACGTTCAAG TTACAAAATGTCAACTTTTTCAAAGAAGTTATG ccaaTGTTTTCAGTTGCACCAAGTTTAGCCACTAATGCATCAGCAGCCTTTAATCCCTACCTGGGGCCTGTCTCCCCAGGCTTGGTCCCAGCAGAGATCTTACCAACTGCACCGATGCTGGTTGCAGGGAATCCTGGTGTCCCCGTTcccgcagctgctgctgctgctgcacagaaATTAATGAGGACAGACAGACTGGAG GTATGTCGAGAGTATCAGCGTGGCAATTGTAATAGAGGAGAAAATGATTGCCGGTTTGCTCATCCTGCTGACAGTGCAATGATCGATACCAACGACAACACAGTTACTGTCTGCATGGATTACATCAAAGGGAGGTGTTCACGGGAAAAGTGCAAATATTTTCACCCTCCTGCACATTTGCAAGCCAAGATCAAGGCTGCCCAGTACCAGGTCAACCAAGCTGCAGCTGCCCAAGCAGCAGCTACTGCAGCTGCCATG GGAATTCCTCAAGCTGTACTTCCCCCATTACCAAAGAGGCCTGCGCTTGAAAAAACCAATGGTGCCACCGCAGTCTTTAATACTGGTATTTTCCAATACCAACAAGCTCTTGCCAACATGCAGTTACAACAGCATGCAGCCTTCCTCCCACCAG TTCCCATGGTGCACGGTGCTACGCCAGCCACTGTGTCTGCAGCAACAACATCTGCCACAAGTGTCCCCTTCGCTGCAACAGCCACAGCCAACCAG ATACCCATAATATCTGCCGAACATCTGACTAGCCACAAGTATGTTACACAGATGTAG